The Synergistaceae bacterium genome includes a region encoding these proteins:
- a CDS encoding ROK family protein: protein FGHLPIASTGLCQCGGIGCLETVAAGWALKEKGDGLSAKQLAGLNGSNALLTEACKALATALIWAASITGAEKIILGGGIANIGEEYLQLIRDFYVQHAHHELASRPIVQSALKEQSTNLGSIAVALDHWIFKSSVLQALQGYEKPLPETE from the coding sequence TTCGGCCACCTCCCCATCGCATCGACCGGGCTCTGCCAGTGCGGGGGCATTGGGTGCCTCGAGACCGTCGCGGCAGGATGGGCCCTCAAGGAGAAGGGCGACGGGCTCTCGGCCAAGCAGCTTGCCGGTCTGAATGGATCGAATGCACTCCTTACGGAGGCATGCAAGGCATTGGCTACGGCCCTTATTTGGGCCGCATCCATCACCGGGGCTGAGAAGATCATCCTGGGCGGCGGCATCGCCAACATCGGTGAGGAGTATCTCCAACTCATCAGAGATTTCTATGTCCAACACGCCCACCACGAACTCGCCTCTCGCCCGATCGTGCAATCGGCGCTGAAGGAGCAGTCAACGAACCTTGGCTCGATCGCGGTAGCGCTGGACCACTGGATCTTCAAGAGCTCGGTGCTGCAGGCACTGCAGGGGTATGAAAAACCGCTACCCGAAACCGAGTAG